From the genome of Aquila chrysaetos chrysaetos chromosome 12, bAquChr1.4, whole genome shotgun sequence, one region includes:
- the RGS5 gene encoding regulator of G-protein signaling 5: protein MCKGLAALPHTCLERAKEIKTKLGTLLQKPDSAIDFIIPYPEKPEKPPKAQKPSPEEALQWRDSLEKLLQNPYGLASFRSFLRSEFSEENAEFWVACEDYKKTKSPVKMAEKAKKIYEEFIQTEAPKEVNIDHFTKAVTMKNLVEPSPTSFDMAQKRIFALMEKDSLPRFVQSEFYQELIK, encoded by the exons ATGTGCAAAGGATTAGCAGCGCTACCCCACACGTGCCTGGAGAG GGCCAAGGAGATCAAGACCAAGCTGGGCACACTGCTCCAGAAGCCCGACTCGGCCATTGACTTCATCATTCCCTACCCGGAGAAGCCGGAGAAGCCGCCCAAGGCCCAGAA GCCATCACCGGAGGAGGCTCTGCAGTGGCGCGATTCCCTGGAGAAGCTCCTGCAAAACCCCT acggGCTCGCCAGCTTCCGCAGCTTCCTGCGCTCTGAGTTCAGCGAGGAGAACGCCGAGTTTTGGGTGGCCTGTGAGGACTACAAGAAAACCAAGTCCCCCGTGAAGATGGCAGAGAAGGCCAAGAAGATCTATGAGGAGTTCATCCAGACCGAGGCACCCAAAGAG GTGAACATCGACCACTTCACCAAGGCGGTGACCATGAAGAACCTGGTGGAACCATCACCAACCAGCTTTGACATGGCCCAGAAGAGGATCTTTGCCCTGATGGAGAAAGACTCCCTGCCCAGATTCGTGCAGTCGGAGTTTTATCAGGAGTTAATCAAGTAG